In one Candidatus Dechloromonas phosphoritropha genomic region, the following are encoded:
- a CDS encoding IS256 family transposase, whose amino-acid sequence MTGYEVSVGTDLLPGLLNGQDGLAKLVEAVLNQVLEAQVTETLGATRHERTDERAGYRNVYRPRTLYTRVGPVTLLVPQTRDGSFSTDIFKRYQRSEQAFVLALMEMVVHGVSTRKVSAITEELCGASFSKSTVSALCAGLEPRVSAFNERRLDGEYPFVLVDALLIKSRQEDRVVSRAVLTVSGIRSDGFREILGVRIGDTESFATWDETFRWLRGRGLKGTQFIISDDHGGLREAAARHFQGASWQRCQVHLMRNILGQCNTRHRAEVAAAVKLVLQAPDLVEAKRRLAEFTERFAKSAPKAVACLEAGFEDAMAVMVLPEKYRKRLRTTNMQERLNEEIRRRERVIRIFPNDESALRLIGALLAEQNEAWQERKYLDMDEFKEWAASRAAASEGNNVVALAS is encoded by the coding sequence ATGACTGGGTATGAGGTTAGCGTAGGAACGGACTTGCTGCCAGGGCTTTTAAACGGGCAGGACGGGCTGGCGAAACTGGTGGAAGCGGTGCTCAATCAAGTACTGGAGGCGCAGGTGACGGAAACGCTGGGGGCGACGCGGCACGAGCGCACGGACGAACGGGCCGGCTATCGCAACGTCTACCGGCCACGCACCCTTTACACGCGGGTTGGGCCGGTGACGCTGCTGGTGCCGCAGACGCGGGACGGCAGCTTTTCGACGGACATCTTCAAGCGCTACCAGCGGAGCGAGCAGGCCTTCGTTCTGGCGCTCATGGAAATGGTCGTGCACGGTGTCTCGACGCGCAAGGTCTCGGCGATCACCGAAGAGCTGTGCGGCGCCAGCTTCTCCAAATCGACGGTGAGCGCACTGTGCGCCGGACTGGAACCGCGGGTCAGCGCGTTCAACGAACGGCGGCTGGACGGCGAGTATCCCTTCGTGCTGGTCGATGCCCTGTTGATCAAGAGTCGGCAAGAAGATCGTGTGGTTTCGCGTGCCGTGCTGACCGTCTCAGGCATCCGCTCCGATGGCTTCCGGGAGATTCTGGGCGTGCGGATCGGCGACACCGAGAGCTTCGCCACCTGGGACGAGACCTTCCGCTGGCTCAGAGGGCGCGGCCTCAAGGGCACGCAGTTCATCATCTCGGACGACCACGGCGGCCTGCGTGAAGCGGCAGCGCGGCACTTTCAGGGGGCCAGCTGGCAACGCTGTCAGGTGCATCTGATGCGCAACATTCTGGGCCAATGCAACACCCGCCACCGCGCCGAGGTGGCAGCTGCCGTCAAGCTCGTGCTGCAGGCGCCCGATTTGGTCGAGGCCAAGCGCCGCCTGGCGGAATTCACCGAGCGCTTCGCCAAGAGCGCCCCCAAAGCGGTGGCCTGCCTCGAAGCAGGATTCGAGGATGCCATGGCGGTAATGGTCTTGCCCGAGAAGTATCGCAAGCGGCTACGCACAACGAACATGCAGGAGCGGCTCAACGAGGAAATTCGCCGGCGGGAGCGCGTGATCCGCATCTTCCCCAACGACGAGTCAGCCTTGCGCCTGATCGGCGCTCTGCTGGCCGAACAGAACGAGGCTTGGCAGGAACGGAAGTACCTCGACATGGATGAATTCAAGGAGTGGGCGGCTTCCCGCGCCGCAGCTAGCGAGGGCAACAACGTTGTTGCCCTCGCTAGCTGA